In a genomic window of Carassius gibelio isolate Cgi1373 ecotype wild population from Czech Republic chromosome A3, carGib1.2-hapl.c, whole genome shotgun sequence:
- the LOC127940462 gene encoding uncharacterized protein LOC127940462: MYLKEQSICFRCCNSTKHIAKECAAAVKCRECNSDRHVSAMHPGSAPWAVESPVTQQEQGGEPEGDILSEVTSKCTEICGKALRPRSCSKICLVDVYPSNSPGKAKRMYVVLDDQSNRSLAKSDFFELFGINGDSFPYTLRTCAGTTKTMGRRADNFIVSSLDGKTQVSLPTLLECNMLPEDRDEIPTPAVAQYFSHLKPMADKIPPYDANAPILLLFGRDILSVHKVREQCNGPGNLPYAQRLDLGWVIVGEVCMGGVHKSETANVFRTNIWQNGRTSFFTPCSKGIQIKEQFGTPNDQYQFCCPVSSCFTDHLGDNVFQRTPEDDKLSLSVEDNIFLEVMNREMYMDESNHWVAPLPFRLPRSPLPNNRDQAMKRLNVLQRTLQRKPEMAKHFVEFMRNLFINQHAEIAPPLQPDEECWYLPIFGVYHPLKPGKIRVVFDSSAQYEGVSLNSILLRGPDLNNKLLGVLMRFRREQIAVTADVEQMFYCFKVREDHQNFLRFLWFKDNDLSKEITEYRMTVHVFGNSPSPAVAIFGMRRAAEFGEDEHGREAKHFVHKNFYVDDGLISVSSAAEAISLLKNTKNMLAESNIKLHKISSNSHQVMEAFPPSERANDLKDLDLSVDPLPLQRSLGLSWNLETDCFTFQVSTVVKPFTRRGILSTVNSLYDPLGFVAPVTMQGKALVRELSSEQFDWDTPLPSDKEAQWKAWTDSLADLKEVQIHRPYVPVSISNTSKREIIIFADASTLAIAAVAYLRVVTTDGQCHIGFVMAKSKLAPYPAHTVPRLELCAAVLAVELAGLIKEELDVDLTAVKFYTDSRIVLGYIYNTSRRFYVYVANRVAQIRHSTKPEQWHHIDSDLNPADLGTRFIPAAILPQTNWFYGPGFLHHPILRETPENESFELVEPEKDQDIRPHVVTFATQTTEQSLGSHRFERFSEWRSLVRSIAMLGHVAKSFSQDRNTGDCEGWHWCNKCLQSERTQAKTSIIKCVQQEHYKDEFKSLEKGEEISQQSALKRLSPFVDTEGLIRVGGRLQSAELSEQEKHPLIIPASQHVATLLVRYYHDRVAHQGRHLTAGAVRSAGLWIVKGTKLINRVIHQCVLCRKLRGRLEEQRMSDLPMDRVKVDPPFTHVGLDVFGPWNIISRRTRGGSAESKRWVVIFSCLSTRAVHLEVIESMSTSSFINALRRFLAVRGPVKHFRSDRGTNFIGACRELKINADDPELKGYLQEQGCVWTFNAPHSSHMGGAWERMIHIARNILDALLLKTGLSRLTHEVLTTLMSEVMAIMNARPLLPISSDPDTLEVLSPAMLLNQKASTVPAPLGDFDIKDLYKKEWRQVQCLADAFWKAWRRDYLATLQVRRKWTEKRRNLEEGDVVLLKDSKVKRSEWPIGLIVKTIPSSDDNVRKVEVKIVREGSAKVYLRPVSEVVLLLPGTSQKDP, from the coding sequence ATGTACCTCAAAGAGCAGTCTATCTGCTTCAGGTGTTGCAATTCCACTAAACACATAGCAAAGGAATGTGCAGCAGCTGTTAAATGTAGAGAGTGTAACAGTGATCGCCATGTCTCTGCAATGCACCCAGGATCAGCTCCATGGGCAGTGGAATCTCCAGTAACACAGCAAGAGCAGGGCGGGGAGCCTGAAGGTGATATATTATCTGAGGTTACTTCTAAGTGCACAGAAATCTGTGGCAAAGCTCTTAGACCTAGATCATGCTCAAAAATCTGTTTGGTGGATGTTTACCCATCTAACTCCCCTGGAAAGGCTAAGAGGATGTATGTTGTTCTGGATGACCAGAGTAACCGGTCTCTAGCAAAGTCTGACTTTTTCGAGCTGTTTGGGATCAATGGAGATTCTTTTCCCTATACTCTTCGTACATGTGCAGGCACAACAAAGACAATGGGAAGAAGAGCAGAtaatttcattgttagttcactgGATGGGAAAACTCAAGTGTCACTTCCCACACTCTTAGAATGCAACATGTTGCCGGAAGATCGCGACGAAATTCCTACTCCTGCAGTTGCACAATACTTCTCTCATCTCAAGCCAATGGCTGACAAAATACCACCTTATGATGCAAACGCTcccattcttcttctttttggaaGGGACATTCTAAGTGTGCATAAGGTTCGAGAACAGTGTAATGGACCTGGTAACCTGCCATATGCTCAGCGTCTTGACTTAGGCTGGGTCATTGTGGGAGAGGTTTGTATGGGAGGAGTACACAAATCCGAGACTGCAAATGTTTTCAGAACAAACATATGGCAAAATGGACGGACATCTTTTTTCACACCCTGCTCAAAAGGAATTCAGATCAAAGAACAGTTTGGTACTCCAAATGATCAATACCAATTCTGCTGTCCTGTCTCAAGCTGTTTCACGGATCACCTGGGTGATAACGTCTTTCAGAGGACTCCTGAGGATGATAAGCTTTCACTGTCTGTTGAGGATAACATCTTCCTTGAGGTTATGAACAGAGAAATGTACATGGATGAGTCAAACCACTGGGTAGCTCCCTTACCATTCCGTTTACCTCGCAGCCCACTGCCGAACAACCGAGACCAGGCAATGAAACGTCTTAATGTCCTCCAGCGCACCTTACAAAGGAAACCCGAGATGGCCAAACACTTTGTGGAGTTTATGCGAAACTTGTTCATCAACCAACATGCAGAAATAGCTCCCCCACTGCAGCCTGATGAAGAATGCTGGTATTTACCAATATTTGGTGTGTACCACCCTCTGAAACCTGGGAAGATTAGGGTCGTCTTTGATTCTAGTGCACAGTATGAAGGCGTCTCGTTGAATAGCATTCTTCTTCGTGGACCAGATCTAAACAACAAGCTCCTGGGGGTCTTGATGCGATTTCGTAGGGAGCAGATTGCAGTTACAGCTGATGTAGAACAGATGTTTTACTGCTTCAAGGTCAGGGAAGATCACCAAAACTTTCTGAGGTTTCTGTGGTTCAAGGATAATGACCTATCCAAAGAAATCACAGAGTACCGAATGACAGTTCATGTTTTCGGTAACAGCCCGTCGCCAGCTGTGGCAATCTTTGGGATGAGACGAGCAGCTGAGTTTGGAGAAGACGAGCATGGAAGAGAAGCCAAGCACTTTGTCCATAAAAATTTTTATGTGGACGACGGCCTGATCTCTGTATCCAGTGCCGCTGAAGCCATCAGTCTACTGAAAAACACCAAAAACATGTTAGCTGAGTCAAACATCAAGCTTCACAAGATTTCATCAAACAGCCATCAAGTAATGGAAGCATTCCCTCCATCTGAAAGAGCAAATGACCTGAAGGATCTGGATTTGAGTGTCGATCCTCTTCCTCTCCAAAGAAGTTTAGGGTTGAGCTGGAACTTAGAGACTGACTGTTTCACTTTTCAGGTGTCTACAGTAGTTAAACCATTCACACGACGGGGCATACTTTCAACAGTTAACAGTCTCTATGATCCTTTGGGATTTGTTGCACCTGTCACCATGCAGGGTAAGGCCTTAGTAAGAGAGCTGTCATCAGAGCAGTTTGACTGGGACACGCCACTCCCATCTGATAAAGAAGCCCAGTGGAAAGCATGGACAGATTCATTAGCAGATCTCAAGGAAGTCCAGATTCACAGACCCTATGTTCCAGTCTCGATTTCCAACACTTCCAAGAGAGAGATAATCATTTTTGCTGATGCCTCTACATTAGCCATAGCAGCGGTTGCCTACCTGAGGGTTGTAACTACAGACGGTCAGTGTCACATTGGGTTTGTTATGGCCAAATCAAAGTTGGCACCATACCCTGCTCACACAGTGCCACGTCTAGAGTTGTGTGCGGCAGTTCTTGCTGTCGAGCTGGCAGGATTGATTAAAGAAGAGCTGGATGTGGATCTAACTGCAGTAAAGTTCTACACAGACAGTAGAATCGTTTTAGGATACATCTACAATACTTCCCGGCGATTCTATGTGTATGTTGCTAATCGAGTGGCCCAAATTAGACATTCCACAAAGCCAGAACAGTGGCATCACATTGATTCAGACCTCAATCCGGCAGATCTCGGCACCAGATTCATTCCAGCAGCTATCCTACCTCAAACTAATTGGTTCTATGGTCCAGGATTCCTCCATCACCCTATTCTCAGGGAAACTCCTGAAAATGAATCATTTGAGCTTGTAGAGCCAGAGAAGGATCAGGACATTCGCCCACATGTAGTAACCTTTGCCACGCAGACAACAGAACAGTCTCTGGGATCACACAGATTCGAACGCTTCTCTGAGTGGAGATCTCTTGTAAGAAGTATAGCCATGCTGGGCCATGTTGCAAAATCATTTTCTCAAGACAGAAATACCGGGGATTGCGAAGGATGGCATTGGTGCAATAAATGTCTCCAGTCTGAGCGCACACAAGCAAAGACTTCTATTATTAAATGTGTGCAGCAAGAGCACTATAAAGATGAATTCAAGAGTTTGGAGAAAGGTGAAGAAATCTCACAGCAAAGTGCTCTGAAGAGACTATCTCCCTTTGTAGACACTGAAGGACTTATTCGAGTGGGAGGTCGCTTACAATCAGCAGAACTGTCTGAACAGGAAAAACACCCACTAATAATTCCAGCAAGTCAACACGTAGCCACGTTGTTGGTCAGATACTACCATGATCGAGTGGCACATCAAGGACGACATCTAACTGCCGGTGCAGTACGTTCAGCAGGTCTCTGGATTGTAAAAGGAACTAAACTAATCAACCGTGTGATTCATCAATGCGTTCTCTGTAGGAAGTTAAGAGGTAGACTCGAAGAACAGAGAATGTCAGATTTACCTATGGACAGAGTGAAAGTGGATCCTCCATTCACTCATGTGGGTCTGGATGTTTTTGGGCCATGGAACATAATATCACGCCGCACTAGGGGTGGCAGTGCTGAAAGTAAAAGATGGGTTGTCATTTTCTCTTGCTTAAGTACAAGGGCTGTTCATTTGGAAGTCATTGAGTCCATGTCAACCTCAAGCTTCATTAATGCCCTCAGACGGTTTTTGGCAGTTCGCGGACCAGTCAAACACTTCAGATCCGACAGAGGAACAAATTTCATCGGAGCCTGTCGAGAACTGAAAATCAATGCAGATGATCCAGAACTAAAAGGTTACTTGCAGGAGCAAGGTTGCGTATGGACATTTAATGCTCCCCACTCTTCCCATATGGGGGGAGCTTGGGAAAGAATGATCCACATAGCACGGAATATTCTGGATGCATTGCTGCTAAAAACCGGCCTTTCCCGTCTTACCCATGAGGTTTTGACTACTCTCATGTCCGAAGTCATGGCAATAATGAATGCTAGACCTTTACTTCCTATTTCTTCTGATCCAGACACATTGGAAGTTCTGTCCCCTGCCATGCTCCTCAATCAAAAGGCTAGCACTGTACCAGCACCTCTTGGGGACTTTGACATTAAGGACCTCTACAAGAAAGAATGGCGACAAGTTCAGTGTCTGGCGGATGCTTTTTGGAAAGCTTGGAGGAGAGACTATCTTGCAACATTGCAAGTACGGAGGAAATGGACTGAGAAAAGACGGAACCTCGAGGAAGGTGATGTTGTCTTGCTTAAAGATTCCAAAGTGAAACGTAGTGAGTGGCCAATTGGACTCATTGTGAAAACCATACCCAGCAGTGATGATAATGTGAGGAAGGTGGAGGTAAAGATAGTTAGAGAAGGATCTGCTAAGGTATACCTAAGGCCTGTCTCTGAAGTAGTACTACTCCTGCCTGGGACGTCACAGAAGGATCCATAA